Proteins encoded in a region of the Saccharothrix ecbatanensis genome:
- a CDS encoding L,D-transpeptidase: MHRKRGARGALGLVAIGLVAMLVTSCSTGSAATEGTAGETTTTTSSTPPPKPVSLTMGPADAAVDVAPGVPVVATATDGKLTQVTLTNPEGVAVAGQVTPDGLQWTNTEPLGYQKTYTLSVTGEGADGKPVTKTSTFTTVKPRTLTYLSVNPQDGTTVGVGQPLAFYFDEPIADKAAAEAMISITAEPRVEGAFYWYDEKTVHWRPQAYWTPGTKITINAKIYGKHVGNGVYGEEDRVITTTIGDSVIHEADGQTHQVVTKVNGQVVRTMPTSMGDAQNPTPTGTYVLTEKHAHMVMDSRTYGLSLEAGGYVTPVDWAFRMSNSGIFFHSAPWSIGDQGHRNVSHGCLNLAPENARWVFDNSKAGDIVIVTNSGGPVLESWDGFGDWQIPWDQWVKGNR, encoded by the coding sequence ATGCACCGCAAGCGGGGGGCGCGTGGAGCGCTGGGGCTGGTCGCGATCGGCTTGGTTGCGATGTTGGTCACAAGTTGTTCGACCGGCTCGGCGGCCACCGAGGGCACCGCCGGCGAGACCACGACCACTACGTCGTCGACGCCGCCGCCGAAACCCGTCTCGTTGACGATGGGCCCGGCGGACGCGGCGGTCGACGTGGCGCCTGGTGTGCCGGTCGTGGCCACGGCCACCGACGGCAAGTTGACCCAGGTGACGTTGACCAACCCGGAGGGCGTGGCCGTCGCGGGCCAGGTGACGCCGGACGGGCTCCAGTGGACGAACACCGAGCCGCTGGGCTATCAGAAGACGTACACGCTGTCCGTGACGGGCGAGGGCGCGGACGGGAAGCCGGTCACCAAGACGTCCACCTTCACCACCGTGAAGCCGCGCACGTTGACCTACTTGTCGGTCAACCCGCAGGACGGCACCACGGTCGGCGTAGGCCAGCCGCTCGCGTTCTACTTCGACGAGCCGATCGCCGACAAGGCCGCCGCCGAGGCGATGATCTCGATCACCGCGGAGCCGCGCGTCGAGGGCGCCTTCTACTGGTACGACGAGAAGACCGTGCACTGGCGTCCGCAGGCCTACTGGACGCCCGGCACGAAGATCACCATCAACGCGAAGATCTACGGCAAGCACGTCGGCAACGGCGTCTACGGCGAGGAAGACCGCGTCATCACCACCACGATCGGCGACTCGGTCATCCACGAGGCGGACGGTCAGACCCACCAGGTGGTCACGAAGGTCAACGGCCAGGTGGTGCGCACCATGCCGACCTCGATGGGCGACGCGCAGAACCCCACGCCCACGGGCACCTACGTGCTCACCGAGAAGCACGCGCACATGGTGATGGACTCGCGCACGTACGGTCTGTCGCTGGAGGCGGGCGGTTACGTCACGCCGGTGGACTGGGCGTTCCGGATGTCCAACTCCGGCATCTTCTTCCACAGCGCGCCGTGGTCGATCGGCGACCAGGGCCACCGCAACGTGAGCCACGGCTGCCTGAACCTGGCCCCGGAGAACGCCAGGTGGGTGTTCGACAACTCCAAGGCGGGCGACATCGTGATCGTCACCAACTCGGGTGGCCCGGTGCTGGAGTCGTGGGACGGCTTCGGCGACTGGCAGATCCCGTGGGACCAGTGGGTCAAGGGCAACCGGTAG
- a CDS encoding PIN domain-containing protein, producing the protein MAITRVFADTNTLYPFYLCDLLLHCAEEDLFRVLWSEDLLTELVEVIPRSGHKSRQAVVGLCAAIREVFPDDEVPRSAYEHLIAGMPGTDPTTGHTPPLPSPARPTYCSPVTPKGFRRRHWVAAASV; encoded by the coding sequence GTGGCCATCACCCGTGTCTTCGCCGACACCAACACCTTGTACCCGTTCTACCTCTGCGATCTGCTGCTGCACTGCGCCGAAGAAGATCTGTTCCGGGTGCTCTGGTCCGAAGACCTATTGACCGAACTGGTCGAGGTGATACCCAGATCCGGACACAAGAGCAGGCAAGCCGTCGTAGGGCTGTGCGCGGCGATTCGAGAGGTCTTCCCGGACGATGAGGTGCCCCGATCCGCCTATGAGCACCTCATCGCAGGCATGCCGGGCACCGATCCGACGACTGGGCACACTCCGCCGCTGCCCTCGCCGGCAAGGCCGACCTACTGCTCACCCGTGACACCAAAGGGTTTCCGAAGGCGGCACTGGGTCGCCGCGGCCTCCGTGTGA
- a CDS encoding helix-turn-helix domain-containing protein, giving the protein MSAVESLYELERPDEVTRQASSRLEHAMTGARTRQAVLVVDGEEVEVPEALLQVLLHAVHQQAAGRRVRVVAPDADEELTPNQAAEYLGISRPLLVKLLDDGTIPARNLPGSRHRRISVAALESYLDHKVARRARLSAAMNDIAEADLYDQQD; this is encoded by the coding sequence ATGTCCGCGGTCGAATCACTCTACGAACTTGAGCGCCCCGACGAGGTGACCCGTCAGGCATCCTCTCGACTCGAACACGCGATGACCGGCGCGCGCACCCGCCAAGCCGTGCTCGTGGTCGACGGTGAGGAAGTCGAAGTCCCCGAAGCCCTGCTGCAAGTCCTGCTGCACGCGGTTCACCAGCAGGCCGCCGGCCGACGGGTCCGCGTGGTGGCGCCCGACGCGGACGAGGAGCTCACACCGAACCAGGCCGCGGAGTACCTGGGCATCTCCCGCCCGCTGTTGGTCAAGCTGCTGGACGACGGAACGATCCCCGCGCGCAATCTGCCCGGAAGTCGTCATCGGCGCATCTCGGTCGCCGCGTTGGAGTCCTACCTGGATCACAAGGTCGCCCGGCGCGCTCGGCTGTCCGCGGCGATGAACGACATCGCTGAAGCAGACCTCTACGACCAACAGGATTGA
- a CDS encoding ABC-F family ATP-binding cassette domain-containing protein yields MSATLVAKDLAAGHGDRVLFEGLDLVVAPGDVIGLVGANGAGKSTLLRTLAGLLPAEQGVIRLSPTTATVGHLPQEPDRRPGETVRAFLARRTGVADAQVELDRATEALASGSGDDGYSEALERWLALGGADLEERSLEVSADLGLGVSLDLPMTALSGGQAARASMASLLLSRYDVFLLDEPTNDLDLDGLARLERFVTGLRAGTVLVSHDREFLSRTVTRVVELDLAQQQVRSYGGGYESYLEEREIARKHARDDYDEFASTKASLEERARAQRAWMEKGVKNARRKAPDNDKSGRKFRTEATEKQASKARQTERLIERLDVVDEPRKEWELRMEIAAAPRSGSVVAVLRAAVVTRGSFTLGPVDLQVDWADRIAITGANGSGKSTLLAALLGRVPLTSGSSALGSGVVVGEIDQARGLFLGDEPLLDAFGAAVPDLVPADVRTLLAKFGLKAAHVMRPAASLSPGERTRAALALLQARGVNLLVLDEPTNHLDLPAIEQLESALDSYTGTLLLVTHDRRMLDAVRTTRRLAVAAGRVTDA; encoded by the coding sequence ATGAGCGCCACACTCGTCGCGAAGGACCTGGCCGCCGGGCACGGCGACCGCGTGCTGTTCGAAGGCCTGGACCTGGTGGTGGCGCCCGGTGACGTGATCGGGCTGGTCGGGGCGAACGGCGCGGGCAAGTCGACGCTGCTGCGGACGTTGGCCGGGCTGCTGCCCGCCGAGCAGGGTGTGATCCGCCTCTCCCCCACGACCGCGACCGTCGGCCACCTGCCGCAGGAGCCGGACCGTCGGCCGGGCGAGACGGTGCGCGCGTTCCTGGCCCGCCGCACGGGCGTGGCCGACGCGCAGGTCGAGCTGGACCGGGCCACCGAGGCGTTGGCCAGTGGTTCCGGTGACGACGGCTACTCCGAGGCGTTGGAGCGGTGGCTGGCGCTGGGCGGCGCGGACCTGGAGGAGCGGTCGCTGGAGGTCTCGGCGGACCTGGGGCTGGGCGTGTCGCTGGACCTGCCGATGACGGCGCTGTCCGGCGGTCAGGCGGCACGGGCGAGCATGGCGTCGCTGCTGCTGAGCCGGTACGACGTGTTCCTGCTGGACGAGCCGACCAACGACCTCGACCTGGACGGTCTGGCGCGGCTGGAGCGGTTCGTGACAGGGCTGCGCGCGGGCACCGTCCTGGTCTCCCACGACCGCGAGTTCCTGTCCCGCACGGTGACGCGGGTGGTGGAGTTGGACCTGGCGCAGCAGCAGGTGCGGTCCTACGGCGGCGGGTACGAGTCGTACCTGGAGGAGCGGGAGATCGCTCGCAAGCACGCTCGTGACGACTACGACGAGTTCGCGTCGACGAAGGCGTCGTTGGAGGAGCGGGCGCGGGCGCAGCGGGCGTGGATGGAGAAGGGCGTGAAGAACGCCCGGCGCAAAGCTCCCGACAACGACAAGTCGGGGCGCAAGTTCCGCACCGAGGCGACCGAGAAGCAGGCGTCGAAGGCGCGGCAGACCGAGCGGCTGATCGAGCGCCTGGACGTGGTCGACGAGCCGCGCAAGGAGTGGGAGCTGCGGATGGAGATCGCCGCCGCGCCCCGGTCCGGTTCGGTGGTGGCGGTGCTGCGGGCGGCGGTGGTGACGCGCGGGTCGTTCACGCTCGGGCCGGTGGACCTCCAGGTGGACTGGGCGGACCGGATCGCCATCACGGGCGCGAACGGCTCGGGCAAGTCGACGCTGCTGGCGGCGCTGCTCGGTCGGGTGCCGTTGACCTCCGGGTCGTCGGCGTTGGGCTCTGGTGTGGTGGTGGGCGAGATCGACCAGGCACGCGGGCTGTTCCTGGGTGACGAGCCGTTGCTGGACGCCTTCGGGGCTGCCGTGCCGGATCTGGTGCCGGCCGACGTGCGCACGTTGTTGGCGAAGTTCGGGCTGAAGGCGGCGCACGTGATGCGGCCGGCGGCGTCCCTGTCTCCCGGTGAACGCACACGTGCCGCGTTGGCGCTGCTCCAGGCGCGCGGGGTGAACCTGCTGGTGCTGGACGAGCCGACGAACCACCTCGACCTGCCCGCGATCGAGCAGCTGGAGTCCGCGCTCGACTCGTACACCGGCACCCTGCTCCTGGTCACCCACGACCGACGGATGCTCGACGCCGTGCGGACAACCCGCCGCCTGGCAGTGGCGGCCGGTCGTGTCACGGACGCCTGA
- the orn gene encoding oligoribonuclease, producing MMDRLVWIDCEMTGLDLGKDALIEIAALVTDAELNVLGDGVDVVIHADDTALDSMPDVVMQMHAKSGLTEEVRRSTVTLADAEAQVLAYIKEWVPDPRTAPLAGNSIATDRGFIARDMPELDAHLHYRMVDVSSIKELCRRWYPRIYYAQPGKGLAHRALADIQESIRELAYYRRTAFVAQPGPSSEQAQAVAAELLAADRVE from the coding sequence GTGATGGATCGCTTGGTGTGGATCGACTGCGAGATGACAGGCCTCGACCTGGGCAAGGACGCCTTGATCGAGATCGCGGCGCTGGTGACGGACGCGGAGCTGAACGTGCTCGGCGACGGTGTCGACGTGGTGATCCACGCCGACGACACAGCGCTCGACTCGATGCCGGACGTCGTCATGCAGATGCACGCCAAGTCCGGGCTGACCGAGGAGGTCCGGCGGTCCACGGTGACGCTGGCCGACGCGGAGGCGCAGGTGCTGGCGTACATCAAGGAGTGGGTGCCGGACCCGCGCACCGCCCCGCTGGCCGGCAACTCGATCGCCACCGACCGCGGGTTCATCGCGCGTGACATGCCCGAACTCGACGCCCACCTGCACTACCGCATGGTCGACGTGTCGTCGATCAAGGAGCTGTGCCGGCGCTGGTACCCGCGCATCTACTACGCACAGCCCGGCAAGGGCCTGGCGCACCGCGCGCTCGCCGACATCCAGGAGTCCATCCGGGAGCTGGCGTACTACCGGCGGACGGCGTTCGTGGCGCAGCCGGGGCCGTCGTCGGAGCAGGCGCAGGCCGTCGCCGCCGAACTGCTGGCCGCCGACCGGGTCGAATAG
- a CDS encoding helicase HerA-like domain-containing protein, producing MTAQSDIAAGYASAGAAIELGAVLVDGAVESTAHVRLPLATLNRHGLVAGATGTGKTKTLQLIAEQLAAAGVPVVMADVKGDLSGLSRPGEGGDRVTARAAETGDDWQPQAFPVQFLSLGTGGVGVPVRATVTSFGPILLSKVLGLNDTQESTLGLIFHWADARGLPLLDIKDLRSVITHLTSDEGKADLKGLGGVSSATAGVILRSLVNLEAQGGDTFFGEPELDPRDLMRVADGKGVVSLLELADLQSRPALFSTFLMWLLAELFEVLPEEGDLDQPKLVFFFDEAHLLFADASKAFLERITQTVKLIRSKGVGVFFCTQLPTDVPNAVLSQLGARVQHALRAFTPEDQAALAKAVKTYPTTPHYELDKALTSLGIGEAVVTVLSEKGAPTPVAWTRLRAPRSLMDTIGADAIKQAAASSELHGKYSETVDRESAYEKLAAKVAPPAEEAERREEAPQPKPERDEPGVVQQVLGNTAVKSFLRSAASALGREITRGLFGTSRKRR from the coding sequence ATGACGGCCCAGAGTGATATCGCTGCCGGTTACGCCTCTGCGGGTGCGGCCATCGAACTCGGCGCGGTGCTGGTGGACGGAGCGGTCGAGTCGACCGCGCACGTGCGACTCCCGTTGGCGACGCTGAACCGGCACGGGCTGGTGGCGGGGGCGACCGGCACGGGCAAGACGAAGACGTTGCAGCTGATCGCGGAGCAGCTGGCGGCGGCGGGTGTGCCGGTGGTGATGGCGGACGTGAAGGGCGACCTGTCCGGGCTGTCACGGCCGGGCGAGGGCGGTGACCGGGTCACCGCGCGGGCCGCCGAGACCGGTGACGACTGGCAGCCGCAGGCGTTCCCGGTGCAGTTCCTGTCCCTGGGCACGGGCGGCGTCGGCGTGCCGGTGCGGGCGACCGTGACCAGCTTCGGGCCGATCCTGCTGTCGAAGGTGCTGGGGCTCAACGACACCCAGGAGTCCACGCTCGGGTTGATCTTCCACTGGGCCGACGCCCGCGGCCTCCCGTTGCTGGACATCAAGGACCTCCGGTCGGTGATCACGCACCTCACCAGTGACGAGGGCAAGGCGGACCTGAAGGGCCTGGGCGGCGTCTCGTCGGCGACGGCGGGGGTGATCCTGCGGTCGTTGGTGAACCTGGAGGCGCAGGGCGGTGACACGTTCTTCGGCGAGCCCGAGCTGGACCCGCGCGACCTGATGCGGGTCGCGGACGGCAAGGGCGTGGTGTCGCTGCTGGAGCTGGCCGACCTCCAGTCCCGGCCCGCGTTGTTCTCCACGTTCCTGATGTGGTTGCTGGCGGAGCTGTTCGAGGTGCTGCCCGAGGAGGGTGATCTCGACCAGCCGAAGCTGGTGTTCTTCTTCGACGAGGCGCACCTGCTGTTCGCGGACGCGTCGAAGGCGTTCCTGGAGCGGATCACGCAGACGGTGAAGCTGATCCGGTCCAAGGGGGTGGGTGTGTTCTTCTGCACGCAGCTGCCGACGGACGTGCCGAACGCGGTGCTGTCGCAGTTGGGCGCACGGGTGCAGCACGCGCTGCGGGCGTTCACGCCGGAGGACCAGGCGGCGCTGGCGAAGGCGGTGAAGACGTACCCGACGACGCCGCACTACGAGCTGGACAAGGCGTTGACGTCGCTCGGCATCGGTGAGGCCGTGGTGACGGTGTTGAGCGAGAAGGGCGCGCCGACGCCGGTGGCGTGGACCAGGCTGCGCGCGCCGCGGTCCTTGATGGACACGATCGGGGCGGATGCGATCAAGCAGGCCGCCGCGTCGTCGGAGCTGCACGGGAAGTACTCGGAGACGGTCGACCGCGAGTCGGCGTACGAGAAGCTGGCCGCCAAGGTGGCTCCCCCCGCAGAGGAAGCGGAACGGCGGGAGGAGGCGCCACAGCCGAAGCCCGAGCGTGACGAACCCGGTGTGGTGCAGCAGGTGCTCGGGAACACGGCGGTCAAGTCGTTCCTGCGGTCAGCCGCGAGTGCCCTCGGCCGTGAGATCACGCGTGGCCTGTTCGGGACCTCCCGCAAACGCCGGTGA
- a CDS encoding MFS transporter, with protein sequence MIRSKQNWAWVVAGVAFIALVGAAAFRATPGALIEPLKSEFGWSTGTIGLAVSVNLMLFGLTAPFAAALMERLGVRKVVASALTLVAVGSGLTVFMTTVWELVLFWGVLVGLGTGSMALAFVATITGRWFVKHRGLVTGVLTAGGATGQLVFLPAVAALSEWSGWRSAALMVSFAALAVVPLVLLFLREHPADVGVPPYGGDKIVPVPPTSGGSARRAISALTSAARTGPFWFLAAGFAICGATTNGLVGTHFIPAAHDHGMPTTAAAGLLAMVGVFDIVGTVLSGWLTDKVDPRLLLAVYYVLRGASLLVLPQLFHDSVQPSMLVFIIFYGLDWVATVPPTVALCREVFGLSAPVVFGWVFASHQIGAAIAATAAGLTRDHFGDYAPAWYVAGVLSIGAAFLSMKVKRSPAFAGGPEQATRDLTAEGTRG encoded by the coding sequence GTGATCCGCAGCAAGCAGAACTGGGCATGGGTGGTCGCCGGCGTCGCGTTCATCGCGCTGGTCGGCGCCGCGGCGTTCCGGGCCACACCGGGCGCGTTGATCGAACCGCTGAAAAGCGAGTTCGGCTGGTCCACGGGCACCATCGGGCTCGCCGTGTCGGTCAACCTGATGTTGTTCGGGCTGACCGCGCCGTTCGCCGCCGCGCTGATGGAGCGCCTCGGCGTGCGCAAGGTCGTGGCCTCGGCGTTGACGCTGGTCGCGGTGGGCAGCGGGTTGACCGTGTTCATGACGACGGTGTGGGAGCTGGTGCTGTTCTGGGGCGTGCTGGTGGGCCTGGGCACCGGGTCGATGGCGCTGGCGTTCGTCGCCACCATCACCGGCCGCTGGTTCGTGAAGCACCGGGGTCTGGTGACGGGGGTGCTCACGGCGGGCGGCGCGACCGGTCAACTGGTGTTCCTGCCGGCGGTGGCCGCGCTGTCGGAGTGGTCCGGCTGGCGCTCGGCTGCGCTGATGGTGTCGTTCGCGGCCCTCGCGGTGGTGCCGCTGGTGCTGCTGTTCCTCCGCGAGCACCCCGCCGACGTGGGTGTGCCGCCCTACGGCGGTGACAAGATCGTGCCCGTGCCGCCGACTTCCGGCGGTTCCGCCCGACGTGCCATCAGCGCCCTGACCAGCGCCGCCCGCACCGGACCGTTCTGGTTCCTGGCCGCCGGGTTCGCCATCTGCGGCGCCACCACCAACGGCCTCGTCGGCACCCACTTCATCCCCGCCGCCCACGACCACGGCATGCCCACGACCGCCGCCGCCGGTCTGCTCGCGATGGTCGGCGTCTTCGACATCGTCGGCACGGTGCTGTCCGGCTGGCTCACCGACAAGGTCGACCCGCGGCTGCTGCTCGCCGTGTACTACGTGCTGCGCGGTGCATCCCTGCTCGTCCTGCCGCAGTTGTTCCACGACTCGGTGCAGCCGTCGATGCTGGTGTTCATCATCTTCTACGGCCTGGACTGGGTGGCCACCGTGCCGCCGACAGTCGCCCTGTGCCGCGAGGTCTTCGGCCTGTCGGCGCCGGTCGTGTTCGGCTGGGTGTTCGCGTCCCACCAGATCGGCGCCGCCATCGCCGCCACCGCCGCCGGCCTCACCCGCGACCACTTCGGCGACTACGCACCGGCCTGGTACGTCGCCGGCGTGCTCAGCATCGGCGCCGCGTTCCTGTCCATGAAGGTCAAGCGCTCACCGGCGTTTGCGGGAGGTCCCGAACAGGCCACGCGTGATCTCACGGCCGAGGGCACTCGCGGCTGA
- a CDS encoding GlxA family transcriptional regulator: protein MDTRHQVAVLALDEVVTFDLGTPTQIFNAARDEDERRFYRVRICTPGGRPVRTSAAFTLVPDHGLELMAEADTVIVAGVSYGARVLADGTLEPQVLDALRAAAARGARMMSICTGAFVLAAAGLLDGRRATTHWAHSDNFRELFPNVDLDPDVLFMDEGDVLTSAGVGAGVDLCLHVVRHDHGSRIANLAARRCVVPPWRPGGQSQYIVRPIPDEADTSTAPARAWALEHLDESLDLRVLAAHVRMSVRTFTRRFREETGVSPAKWIIQQRVERARHLLETTDLPVDQVARQSGFGTGAALRQQMSATLGVAPSVYRTTFRSVV, encoded by the coding sequence ATGGACACCCGCCACCAGGTCGCCGTGCTGGCGCTGGACGAGGTCGTGACGTTCGACCTCGGCACGCCGACGCAGATCTTCAACGCCGCCCGCGACGAGGACGAGCGGCGGTTCTACCGGGTTCGCATCTGCACGCCCGGCGGCCGGCCGGTGCGCACGTCGGCGGCCTTCACCCTCGTCCCAGACCACGGCCTGGAGCTGATGGCCGAAGCCGACACGGTGATCGTGGCGGGCGTGAGCTACGGCGCGCGGGTGCTGGCGGACGGCACGCTGGAGCCGCAGGTGCTGGACGCCCTGCGTGCGGCGGCGGCCCGGGGCGCGCGGATGATGTCGATCTGCACGGGCGCGTTCGTGCTGGCGGCGGCCGGTCTGCTGGACGGACGCCGGGCCACCACGCACTGGGCGCACTCGGACAACTTCCGCGAGCTGTTCCCGAACGTCGACCTCGACCCGGACGTGCTGTTCATGGACGAGGGCGACGTCCTCACGTCGGCCGGCGTCGGCGCGGGCGTCGACCTCTGCCTGCACGTCGTCCGGCACGACCACGGCAGTCGGATCGCCAACCTGGCGGCACGCCGGTGCGTGGTGCCACCGTGGCGGCCGGGTGGCCAGTCGCAGTACATCGTCCGCCCGATCCCGGACGAAGCCGACACGTCCACCGCGCCCGCCCGCGCGTGGGCGCTGGAACACCTGGACGAGTCGCTGGACCTGCGCGTCCTGGCCGCCCATGTGCGGATGAGCGTGCGCACGTTCACCCGCCGGTTCCGCGAGGAGACGGGGGTGAGCCCGGCGAAGTGGATCATCCAGCAGCGCGTCGAGCGGGCACGTCACCTGCTGGAGACGACCGACCTGCCCGTCGACCAGGTGGCCCGGCAGTCCGGCTTCGGCACGGGCGCGGCGCTGCGGCAGCAGATGAGCGCGACGCTGGGTGTCGCCCCCAGCGTCTACCGCACCACGTTCCGCTCAGTGGTCTAG
- a CDS encoding PH domain-containing protein, with protein MDWHRLDVRMLVVRPLNEIVGLIPLFVGLLVLGKGETWRFLASGGVIVAIVLFGLLRWISTRYRITTEQVELHTGLLVRKRLAVPRDRIRTVDLTAKLGHRLFGLSAIRIGTGQRDQPGEDGLTLDAVSSAEAERLRVLLLTIAKAKTDAQTEAVEEQPGVVLSKWDNRWLRYAPLTLSGLVAAGALFGFVMNFARELDIEVLDPMTEAAHWVVEQPIALTVALFTGVVLVVATLGSVLVYVVQFWGYQLTREPDDTVRVRRGLLTTRSVSVAEQRLRGIELVEPLLLRAGRGAHAKTVTTGLGRKGESNLLLPPAPVSEAHRVSAEVLRQTADRAGNQTAESPTRTPLRRHPMAALRRRMARAVVPLLVLAAGLAWLAPSWTWQVVLALVPFSAAMGWDRYRSLGHALTDRYLLARSGSAIRETVALQRTGIIGWRISRSFFQRRAGLVTISATTAAGDGAYYVIDVAEADGLALADEAVPDLLRPFLERAPEALDH; from the coding sequence ATGGACTGGCACCGGCTGGACGTGCGGATGCTCGTCGTCCGCCCGCTGAACGAGATCGTGGGCCTGATCCCGCTGTTCGTCGGCCTGCTGGTGCTCGGCAAGGGCGAGACGTGGCGGTTCCTGGCCAGCGGCGGCGTGATCGTGGCGATCGTGCTGTTCGGCCTGCTGCGCTGGATCAGCACCCGGTACCGGATCACCACCGAGCAGGTCGAGTTGCACACCGGGCTGCTCGTGCGCAAGCGCCTCGCGGTGCCGCGCGACCGGATCCGGACCGTCGACCTGACCGCGAAGCTCGGGCACCGGCTGTTCGGGCTGTCCGCGATCCGGATCGGCACCGGGCAGCGCGACCAGCCCGGTGAGGACGGCCTGACGTTGGACGCGGTGTCGTCGGCCGAGGCGGAGCGACTGCGAGTGCTGTTGCTCACCATCGCCAAGGCCAAGACGGACGCCCAGACCGAGGCCGTCGAGGAACAGCCGGGCGTCGTGCTGTCCAAATGGGACAACCGGTGGCTGCGTTACGCGCCGTTGACGCTGTCCGGTCTGGTGGCTGCCGGTGCGCTGTTCGGCTTCGTGATGAACTTCGCCCGAGAGCTGGACATCGAGGTCCTGGACCCGATGACGGAGGCCGCGCACTGGGTCGTGGAGCAGCCGATCGCGTTGACCGTCGCGTTGTTCACGGGCGTGGTGCTGGTGGTCGCCACGCTCGGTTCGGTGCTGGTGTACGTGGTGCAGTTCTGGGGCTATCAGCTGACCCGTGAGCCGGATGACACCGTTCGGGTGCGCCGCGGTCTGCTCACCACCCGTTCGGTTTCCGTTGCGGAACAACGACTTCGCGGCATCGAGCTGGTCGAGCCGCTGTTGCTGCGAGCCGGGCGCGGTGCGCACGCCAAGACCGTGACCACCGGTCTGGGGCGCAAGGGCGAGAGCAACCTCCTGCTGCCGCCCGCACCGGTCTCCGAAGCCCACCGCGTGTCGGCGGAGGTGTTGCGGCAGACCGCCGACAGAGCCGGCAATCAGACAGCCGAGTCGCCGACGCGGACCCCGCTGCGGCGTCACCCGATGGCCGCGCTGCGTCGTCGGATGGCGCGTGCCGTGGTGCCGTTGCTGGTGCTCGCGGCCGGGTTGGCGTGGTTGGCGCCGAGTTGGACGTGGCAGGTCGTGCTGGCGCTCGTGCCGTTCTCCGCAGCCATGGGCTGGGACCGCTACCGCTCGCTCGGCCACGCGCTGACCGACCGCTACCTGCTTGCCCGGTCGGGCTCGGCGATCCGGGAAACCGTGGCGCTGCAACGCACCGGCATCATCGGCTGGCGCATCTCCCGCTCGTTCTTCCAACGCCGTGCGGGGCTGGTGACGATCTCCGCCACGACGGCCGCGGGCGACGGGGCGTACTACGTGATCGACGTGGCCGAGGCCGACGGGCTCGCGTTGGCCGACGAGGCCGTGCCCGATTTGCTGCGGCCGTTCCTGGAGCGGGCGCCTGAGGCGCTAGACCACTGA
- a CDS encoding PH domain-containing protein, protein MSSEVLRLRAPRHQVSRKSITLWTLHAVIGWTVLLVPQAVVLIFAATPLQVTGAVATLVVGTAHTLVMPRWRYRVHRWEATPDAVYTLSGWLNQEWRIAPVSRIQTVDTKRGPLQQLLGLSTVTVTTASAAGPVLIEGLDHDVAVRLADELTTTTQATPGDAT, encoded by the coding sequence GTGAGCAGCGAAGTGTTGCGCCTGCGTGCGCCGCGGCACCAGGTGAGCCGCAAGTCGATCACCCTCTGGACCCTCCACGCGGTGATCGGCTGGACGGTGCTGCTGGTGCCGCAAGCAGTCGTCCTGATCTTCGCCGCGACGCCGTTGCAGGTCACCGGCGCGGTCGCGACCCTGGTGGTCGGCACCGCGCACACCCTGGTGATGCCGCGCTGGCGGTACCGGGTGCACCGCTGGGAGGCCACTCCGGACGCGGTGTACACGCTGTCCGGCTGGCTGAACCAGGAGTGGCGCATCGCGCCCGTCTCGCGCATCCAGACCGTGGACACCAAGCGCGGTCCCCTGCAACAGCTGCTCGGGCTGTCCACCGTCACCGTGACCACCGCCTCAGCCGCCGGACCCGTGCTGATCGAGGGCCTGGACCACGACGTGGCCGTGCGGCTGGCGGACGAGCTGACCACCACCACCCAGGCCACGCCCGGTGATGCCACGTGA